From one Gossypium hirsutum isolate 1008001.06 chromosome D08, Gossypium_hirsutum_v2.1, whole genome shotgun sequence genomic stretch:
- the LOC107928394 gene encoding probable membrane-associated kinase regulator 3, whose protein sequence is MASACVNNLTVVSPETNFHPTPPYSPYVSSPEIQDTAAGGDFEFRLEEDPVTMLPADELFSDGKLVPLHLSAPKHPPPANVSSLETPKSRRRTEPEVSGKAPKGSSKWREILGLRKSTQQNYTNQNPKSLKQFLKKSSSSTAESSLSLPLLKDNSDNHDSVPRLSLSSSSSTHEDLPRLSLDSDNNNKPSFSPNPFAPSRIRMVKPKPNSGSDTINNNQTPVVTSAGGNRTSDSPRMNSSGKIMFQRLERSSSSPSTFNGGRPKLKQRGIERSYSANVRVSPVLNVFGFFSSSSPQKNTNGGRNKTK, encoded by the coding sequence aTGGCTTCTGCTTGTGTTAACAACCTCACCGTCGTCTCACCGGAGACCAATTTCCATCCCACGCCACCTTACTCTCCCTACGTTTCGTCGCCGGAGATTCAAGACACGGCTGCAGGTGGTGATTTTGAGTTCAGACTCGAAGAAGATCCCGTCACTATGCTACCAGCTGATGAACTTTTCTCAGACGGTAAGCTCGTACCTTTACATTTGTCAGCTCCCAAACACCCTCCTCCGGCCAATGTTTCCTCCCTTGAAACACCCAAATCTCGCCGTCGAACGGAACCGGAAGTTTCCGGCAAAGCTCCTAAAGGTTCAAGCAAGTGGAGAGAAATTCTGGGTCTTAGAAAATCAACCCAACAAAACTACACTAATCAAAACCCCAAATCTCTTAAACAATTCCTTAAAAAATCATCTTCATCAACAGCCGAGTCATCACTGAGTCTACCATTGTTGAAGGACAACTCGGATAATCATGACTCAGTCCCAAGACTATccctttcttcttcatcttccacCCATGAAGATCTCCCAAGGTTATCACTTGATTCTGATAACAACAACAAACCAAGTTTCAGTCCTAACCCTTTTGCTCCTTCTAGAATAAGAATGGTTAAACCCAAACCAAACTCTGGGTCCGACACCATCAACAACAACCAAACACCAGTTGTTACTTCCGCCGGCGGGAACAGAACCAGTGACAGTCCGAGAATGAACTCATCTGGGAAAATCATGTTTCAAAGGTTAGAAAGGAGTTCAAGTAGTCCAAGTACCTTTAATGGTGGTCGTCCAAAGCTTAAACAAAGAGGGATTGAGAGATCATATTCAGCTAACGTTAGGGTGAGTCCAGTTCTTAATGTTTTTGGGTtcttttcatcttcttcaccacAAAAGAACACAAATGGTGGAAGAAACAAAACTAAATGA
- the LOC107928350 gene encoding protein PAT1 homolog — MDASENLKQIGDTSTGGAVFDASQYAFFGNDVLEEVELGGLDEEEDLPAVGLDEEEFLFDGEELNTTINGPRGSGIVGDRGSREGSSVAEWAHGEELPYWLGQQALETESVPRDKHWSSQLSPNLDSKHLYRTSSYPEQQQKQHFSSEPILVPNSSYNKPYPPPGGRSHQASPNLNSGHLNNPYMVGGSQMAPSPNLSGFSSSQFQMPHLHQGLNYGRNMPDFAPVLSGNSLPSNQWGSQPKLHGGDNSSVLTNMLEQQLPHQNGLITSQLRPQLQAHQQRLQHPVQPSFSHLSGVQSQLVNPHRSPSPPLMNKFEAILGIGDLRDQRPKSAQKSRYSQPGFDSSGMKSDIGWPKFRSKYMSTDEIEGILRMQLAATHSNDPYVDDYYHQACLARKSAGATLRHHFCPTHLRDLPSRARANAEPHAFLQVDALGRVPFSSVRRPRPLLEVDPPNSSFVTNNDQKASDMPLELEPMLAARVTIEDGLCLLLDVDDIDRLLKFNQLQDGGAQLRRRRQVLLEELAASLQLDDPLAKNGHTDELAQKDDLVFLQIVALPKGRKLLARYLRLLFPGDEPMRIVCMAIFRHLRFLFGGLLTDPGAETTDNLSKVISSCVHGMDLRALSVCLAAVVCSSEQPPLRPLGNPSGDWASLILKSVLDRATKLMIDFRAAGNYNMANQSLWRASFNEFFNLLTKYCINKYDTVMQSLRMQVKPNMAIDESDVTKAIKREMPVDLLHACLPHINDQQKKLILDLSQRSLVVGQS; from the exons ATGGACGCTTCTGAGAATCTTAAGCAAATTGGCGATACTTCTACAG GAGGTGCAGTATTTGATGCATCACAATATGCGTTTTTCGGAAATGATGTTCTTGAGGAAGTTGAATTGGGGGGATTAGATGAGGAGGAGGATTTACCCGCAGTTGGACTTGATGAAGAGGAGTTTTTATTTGATGGAGAAGAG TTGAACACAACCATCAATGGACCAAGAGGCTCAGGGATTGTTGGTGACAGGGGATCTAGAGAAG GTTCATCTGTTGCTGAATGGGCACATGGGGAGGAATTACCTTATTGGCTTGGTCAGCAGGCTCTTGAAACTGAAAGTGTTCCCAGAGACAAGCACTGGTCATCACAACTGTCACCCAATTTGGACTCAAAGCATCTCTACAGGACATCCTCATACCCTGAGCAGCAGCAAAAGCAACATTTTTCTAGTGAACCAATTCTAGTTCCAAATTCTTCTTATAACAAGCCATACCCTCCGCCTGGTGGCAGATCCCATCAAGCTTCACCAAACCTAAATTCTGGTCACTTGAATAATCCATATATGGTTGGTGGATCACAAATGGCACCTTCACCAAATCTCTCTGGCTTCTCTAGTTCTCAGTTTCAAATGCCACATTTACATCAGGGGTTAAATTATGGCAGGAATATGCCCGACTTTGCTCCTGTTCTTTCTGGCAATAGTTTGCCATCAAATCAATGGGGGAGCCAGCCAAAATTGCATGGTGGAGATAATTCCAGTGTTTTGACCAATATGTTGGAACAACAGTTACCTCATCAAAATGGTTTGATTACATCACAATTAAGGCCACAGCTGCAGGCACACCAGCAGAGGCTGCAGCACCCTGTTCAGCCATCATTTAGCCATTTATCAGGGGTTCAATCTCAACTGGTTAATCCTCATCGTTCTCCATCACCACCTCTAATGAACAAATTTGAAGCTATACTTGGTATTGGTGATCTGAGAGATCAAAGACCAAAATCAGCTCAAAAAAGTAGGTATTCTCAGCCGGGCTTTGATAGCAGTGGAATGAAGAGTGATATTGGATGGCCTAAATTTAGATCCAAATACATGTCAACTGATGAGATTGAGGGCATTCTTAGAATGCAGCTCGCTGCAACTCACAGTAATGATCCTTATGTGGATGATTATTACCACCAAGCTTGTCTTGCAAGAAAATCTGCTGGGGCAACATTGAGACATCATTTTTGTCCAACTCATCTCAGGGATCTTCCTTCCCGAGCACGTGCAAATGCTGAGCCACACGCTTTTCTCCAAGTTGATGCTCTTGGGAGGGTACCTTTCTCTTCAGTTCGCAGGCCTCGCCCTCTTCTTGAAGTTGACCCTCCAAATTCTTCCTTTGTCACCAACAATGATCAGAAAGCTTCTGATATGCCCCTTGAACTGGAACCAATGCTTGCTGCTAGAGTTACAATAGAGGATGGTCTATGCCTTCTTCTTGATGTAGATGATATTGATCGGTTATTGAAGTTTAATCAGTTGCAGGATGGTGGAGCCCAGCTGAGACGAAGACGACAGGTTTTGTTGGAAGAGCTGGCTGCATCACTTCAATTGGATGACCCACTTGCCAAGAATGGCCACACAGATGAACTTGCTCAAAAGGATGATCTTGTGTTTTTACAGATAGTTGCCCTCCCCAAAGGCCGGAAGTTGCTTGCAAGGTACCTTCGGCTTCTTTTTCCAGGTGATGAGCCTATGCGAATTGTCTGCATGGCCATTTTCCGTCATTTAAGATTCTTGTTTGGAGGCCTTCTGACTGATCCAGGAGCGGAAACTACTGATAACCTTTCGAAGGTTATTTCCTCATGTGTTCATGGCATGGATCTTCGTGCACTTAGTGTCTGTCTTGCAGCTGTGGTTTGTTCTTCAGAGCAGCCCCCTCTTCGCCCTCTTGGAAATCCCAGTGGAGATTGGGCATCTCTTATTCTGAAGTCTGTTCTTGATAGGGCAACAAAACTCATGATTGATTTTAGAGCTGCTGGCAATTACAATATGGCCAATCAATCTCTTTGGAGGGCCTCGTTCAACGAATTCTTTAACCTTCTTACCAAGTATTGCATAAACAAATATGATACTGTGATGCAGTCCTTGCGTATGCAGGTCAAACCAAATATGGCCATCGATGAATCAGATGTTACAAAAGCAATTAAAAGAGAAATGCCAGTTGATCTTTTACATGCATGTTTACCCCACATCAACGACCAGCAGAAAAAGCTGATATTGGATCTCTCTCAGCGGTCTTTGGTTGTAGGACAGTCATGA